The following proteins are encoded in a genomic region of Streptomyces gobiensis:
- a CDS encoding NAD(P)/FAD-dependent oxidoreductase, with protein sequence MSALPARADAVVIGGGVIGTSAAYHLAEAGMNTVLLERGSLGGGASAHTAGMVRTYFPGDPYTGQMAVRSLNAYHDFARHTAAPLGLKRLGFMVLFTEEEQIAKFEATHQAQQAAGVHVGLISAREASGLNPLINERAVLAAAWSPEAYHVDGLDIVRGYAAAARNHGARLFTHTPVTGIDDDNTIHTPQGSIKADSIVCTAGPWSREVASMASVDLPMTPHAIEMLFTDIPPSPQREMPMTMHATSGLRIRSWKDRILLAMGVPKAGEAREAWLGRIAGHLGTLYPALDGIGLHRAWTGDFDASPNNTALIGEHPTRRFLYAAGFTGAGLCQAPAAGEKLRDLLIVK encoded by the coding sequence TTGAGCGCCCTGCCTGCCCGGGCTGACGCTGTCGTCATCGGCGGGGGAGTGATCGGAACCTCCGCCGCCTACCACCTCGCCGAAGCCGGCATGAACACCGTGCTGCTGGAACGCGGCAGCCTCGGCGGCGGGGCCTCGGCGCACACCGCGGGCATGGTCCGCACCTACTTCCCCGGCGACCCCTACACCGGGCAAATGGCCGTGCGCAGCTTGAACGCCTACCACGACTTCGCCCGCCACACCGCAGCCCCCCTCGGCCTGAAGCGGCTCGGGTTCATGGTGCTGTTCACCGAAGAAGAGCAGATCGCCAAATTCGAGGCCACCCATCAAGCCCAGCAGGCCGCCGGCGTCCACGTCGGCCTGATCAGTGCCCGCGAAGCGTCCGGACTCAACCCGCTGATCAACGAACGCGCCGTCCTGGCCGCCGCCTGGTCTCCTGAGGCATACCACGTAGATGGCCTCGACATCGTCCGCGGCTACGCCGCCGCCGCCCGCAATCACGGTGCCCGCCTGTTCACCCACACACCCGTCACAGGCATCGACGACGACAACACCATCCACACCCCACAGGGCAGCATCAAGGCAGACAGCATTGTGTGCACGGCCGGGCCCTGGTCCCGCGAGGTGGCATCCATGGCGTCGGTCGACCTGCCGATGACACCTCACGCGATCGAGATGCTGTTCACCGACATCCCGCCCTCCCCGCAGCGCGAGATGCCCATGACGATGCACGCCACATCCGGCCTGCGGATCCGCTCATGGAAGGACCGCATCCTCCTCGCCATGGGCGTACCCAAGGCCGGCGAAGCACGCGAAGCCTGGCTCGGCCGCATCGCCGGCCATCTCGGCACCCTGTACCCCGCCTTGGACGGCATTGGCCTGCATCGCGCGTGGACCGGCGACTTCGACGCCAGCCCCAACAACACCGCCCTCATCGGCGAACACCCCACCCGCCGCTTCCTGTACGCGGCCGGATTCACCGGCGCGGGCCTGTGCCAGGCACCCGCGGCCGGGGAGAAGCTCCGCGACCTGCTGATCGTCAAGTAG
- a CDS encoding carbamoyltransferase — MSEFFSERLGATGINKHYLLGHDAAAALLMDGRLVAAVEEERLNREKKTTDFPTNAIDWCLKEAGITFDDVDLFAFPWNWTTQVLDEILDGIRTSPMPQAAKNSLMGDMTDLFDQVVSHEAILADFEARTGHRPDPAKVRFVPHHLAHATTGYYLAGMKDSAFLVSDGRAERFSTLMGEIRNGQITVFDDTVTGSQYSIGTLFSAITRFLGFVPNNDEYKVMGLAGYTAPPTPNPFIDHLLTLHDDGRYTFTKPLQTDNPHSHDALFEEYFGPFEDTLEYKARVAAAAQQMLNVATAHQVRHLENRTDLDRLLFEGGVALNCLNNTPMFEGSRFEDMQVSFGASDTGITIGAAAHAWLNHPDTDPANILAAAAPVTPYLGPAYDDAAIEEALEGFTGRVLVSRLDDDEVIEYVAKLLTKKVVIGWFEGRIEHGPRALGHRSILANPGFTDIKDIINTRVKHREPFRPFAPLVLEEQAPKIFDMGRKTSSPYMTFVFPVRDEYKDRIPGAVHVDGTSRIQTLADEGTPRLTALLRKFTELTDTPCLINTSFNVAGEPIVCTPTDALNCFMGTEIDYLILGNHLVTKNESPESTR, encoded by the coding sequence GTGTCGGAGTTCTTCTCCGAACGCCTCGGTGCGACCGGCATCAACAAGCATTACCTCTTGGGCCACGACGCCGCCGCCGCACTCCTGATGGACGGCCGCCTGGTCGCCGCGGTAGAGGAAGAACGCCTCAACCGGGAGAAGAAGACCACCGACTTCCCCACGAACGCGATCGACTGGTGCCTAAAGGAAGCCGGGATCACGTTCGATGACGTCGACCTGTTCGCCTTCCCCTGGAACTGGACCACCCAAGTTCTGGACGAGATCCTGGACGGCATCCGCACCTCGCCGATGCCGCAGGCCGCGAAGAACAGCCTCATGGGCGACATGACGGACTTGTTCGACCAGGTCGTCAGCCACGAGGCGATCCTCGCAGACTTCGAAGCCCGCACCGGACACCGCCCCGACCCGGCCAAAGTCCGCTTCGTCCCTCACCACCTGGCCCACGCTACGACCGGCTACTACCTCGCCGGCATGAAGGACTCCGCGTTCCTCGTCAGTGACGGCCGCGCCGAACGCTTCTCGACCTTGATGGGCGAGATCCGCAACGGCCAGATCACCGTCTTCGACGACACCGTCACCGGCTCCCAGTACTCCATCGGCACCCTGTTCTCCGCCATCACCCGCTTCCTCGGCTTCGTCCCCAACAACGACGAGTACAAAGTGATGGGTCTGGCCGGATACACCGCCCCCCCGACTCCGAACCCGTTCATCGACCACCTTCTGACGCTGCACGACGACGGCCGCTACACCTTCACCAAGCCCCTTCAGACCGACAACCCCCACAGCCACGACGCCCTGTTCGAGGAGTACTTCGGACCCTTCGAAGACACCCTCGAATACAAGGCCCGCGTCGCCGCCGCCGCGCAGCAGATGCTGAACGTCGCCACCGCCCACCAGGTCCGCCACCTGGAGAACAGGACGGATCTCGACCGGCTGTTGTTCGAAGGCGGCGTCGCCCTGAACTGCCTGAACAACACCCCGATGTTCGAAGGCTCCCGCTTCGAGGACATGCAGGTCAGCTTCGGTGCCTCTGACACCGGCATCACCATCGGAGCCGCAGCCCACGCCTGGCTCAACCACCCCGACACCGACCCCGCGAACATCCTCGCCGCCGCCGCACCCGTCACCCCCTATCTGGGCCCGGCCTACGACGACGCCGCGATCGAGGAGGCCCTTGAGGGATTCACCGGCCGCGTCCTCGTCTCGCGCCTGGACGATGACGAGGTCATCGAGTATGTGGCGAAGCTGCTGACGAAGAAGGTCGTCATCGGCTGGTTCGAAGGCCGCATCGAGCACGGGCCACGCGCGCTGGGGCATCGCAGCATCCTCGCGAACCCCGGCTTCACCGACATCAAGGACATCATCAACACCCGGGTCAAGCACCGCGAACCCTTCCGCCCGTTCGCTCCCCTTGTCCTCGAAGAGCAGGCGCCGAAGATCTTCGACATGGGGCGTAAGACCAGCTCCCCGTACATGACGTTCGTCTTCCCCGTCCGCGACGAATACAAGGACCGCATCCCCGGCGCCGTACACGTGGACGGCACCTCCCGTATCCAGACCCTGGCAGACGAGGGAACCCCACGGCTTACGGCACTGCTGCGGAAGTTCACCGAACTCACCGACACCCCCTGCCTGATCAACACCTCGTTCAATGTCGCCGGCGAACCCATCGTCTGCACCCCCACCGACGCCCTTAACTGCTTTATGGGCACCGAGATCGACTATCTGATCCTCGGAAACCACCTCGTCACCAAGAACGAGTCCCCGGAGTCCACGCGATAA
- a CDS encoding SRPBCC family protein yields MPIQRKHTMYHSTILEAGPDTVWATVRDAMKILEIVSPGDLDIHTDVTWTEGGSVDTVPARYDFKLTLNGGLVQQEIAARDEINKTQSYRAVAPTSGVNSYEATIRVRPITNDPARSFFEWSRILEIADDADLNVVEAIIGVMEKQTDAVRDHFAKTAK; encoded by the coding sequence GTGCCGATCCAGCGCAAGCACACCATGTACCACTCCACCATCCTTGAGGCCGGCCCGGACACCGTGTGGGCGACTGTCCGCGACGCCATGAAGATCCTGGAGATCGTGTCCCCGGGCGACTTGGACATCCACACTGACGTCACCTGGACGGAAGGCGGCTCGGTGGACACGGTCCCGGCCCGCTACGACTTCAAGCTCACGCTCAACGGCGGCCTGGTCCAGCAGGAGATCGCTGCCCGAGACGAGATCAACAAGACCCAGTCCTACCGGGCCGTCGCCCCCACCAGCGGAGTCAACAGCTACGAGGCCACCATCCGCGTACGCCCCATCACCAACGACCCGGCCCGCAGCTTCTTCGAGTGGTCCCGGATCCTGGAGATCGCCGACGACGCCGACCTGAACGTGGTCGAGGCCATCATCGGCGTCATGGAGAAGCAGACCGACGCCGTACGAGACCACTTCGCGAAGACCGCGAAGTGA
- a CDS encoding histidine phosphatase family protein, which produces MTTLVLLRHGETLLTPQRRLSGSGGSNPGLSPAGRRQAQAAADALTHRGDIEAVVTSPMRRCQETAQSVAARLGLSVQVDRDLREADFGAWEGLTFTEVRERYPDDLSAWLASPEAPPSGADETMQQVTRRAAAVRDGLLAQYAGATVLVVSHVGPLRALIRLALQAPPHSLFRMEVAAASLSTVTYDKDGTGTVQALNDTHHLN; this is translated from the coding sequence GTGACGACGCTCGTACTGCTGCGGCACGGCGAAACCCTGCTCACCCCGCAACGGCGGCTCTCCGGCAGCGGAGGATCCAACCCGGGACTCTCACCGGCCGGACGCCGCCAAGCCCAGGCGGCAGCAGACGCCCTCACTCACCGCGGCGACATCGAGGCGGTCGTCACTTCACCGATGCGGCGCTGCCAGGAGACCGCTCAGTCCGTGGCCGCGCGCCTCGGCCTGAGCGTCCAGGTCGACCGGGACCTGCGGGAAGCGGACTTCGGTGCTTGGGAGGGCCTGACCTTCACCGAAGTCCGCGAACGCTACCCGGACGACCTGAGCGCATGGCTCGCCTCGCCCGAGGCTCCCCCCTCGGGCGCAGACGAGACCATGCAACAGGTCACCCGCCGGGCCGCCGCCGTACGAGACGGCCTCCTGGCCCAGTACGCCGGCGCCACGGTTCTGGTCGTCTCCCACGTCGGACCACTCAGAGCCCTGATCCGCCTCGCCCTCCAGGCCCCACCACACAGTTTGTTCCGCATGGAAGTCGCAGCAGCCTCCCTGTCGACGGTGACGTACGACAAGGACGGCACCGGCACGGTGCAGGCCCTCAACGACACCCACCACTTGAACTGA